A genome region from Triticum aestivum cultivar Chinese Spring chromosome 2B, IWGSC CS RefSeq v2.1, whole genome shotgun sequence includes the following:
- the LOC123046765 gene encoding putative disease resistance protein RGA4 — protein sequence MAAAIGWLVETISATLQIDKLDAWIRQVGLADDIEKLKSEIRRVNIVVTAAKGRGVGSELLDGPFALLEERLYEADDVVDELDYYRLQHQVQGLPAPADPSEPVPLPVPGVTRGEPEGVLVAEQFNEISRGGGDVPQSNVGKLRSVVWEHFMITERDNGKPNKAVCRHCSNEFKCDTKTNGTSSMKKHLENEHSVTCTKKPPGAHLPNPSSTGEPTIIASSSSKKRKRRRSKAWEFFDVIEEVNEQPMKARCKYCPAEIKCGPTSGTAGMLNHNKICKNKPGPNDQLPNLSSTGDANADVTPILIGNSSTRKGRMDDSIQIDVTNTVTPWDMAELSSRIRKIASQLQYIQEETTEILKLHGSDSTSSSDHHQSTTSYQHLRTSSLVPRNVYGRVKEKEHIMKLMMTEGRSDKVIVVPIVGIAGIGKTTLTQLVYNDPEVERQFEHRIWVWVSRNFDEMRLTRDMLSFVSQESHEGIGCFGKLQEILRSHVKSKRVLLILDDVWYDKKDARWNQLLAPFKPHSANGNVILVTTRKMTVAKMIGTVVPIKLATIENDDFWLLFKSCAFVDGNYECLGNLSTIGRQIAEKLKGNPLAAVTTGALLRNQLTVDHWSKILKEENWKSLGLSGGIMPALKLSYDELTYRLQQCFLYCSIFPDKYRFLGKDLVYMWISQGFVNCTQNKRLEEIGLEYLNHLVNLGFFQQIEEQQELDEEKEFSLRGQIWYSMCDLMHDFARMVSVTEYARIDGLQCKKILPTIHYLSIVTGSAYNRDLHGNIPRNEKFEENLRNSVTSVTKLRTLVVLGSFDYFFVQLFQDIFQKAQNLRLLRVSPESTYLFQVPAASTDFNSFLCSLANPLHLRYLKLDLDGIVPQVLSTFLLLQVLDVGSNRDTSLPNSLHNLVSLRHLVAHKRVHSSIASIGNMTSIQELHDFEVRISSGFEITQLKSMNKLVQLGVSQLDSVKTREEAYGAGLRNKEHLEELHLCWKHAFSVDKDVSDTRFESSADMAREVIEGLEPHMDLKHLQISRYNGTTSPTWLANNISVTSLQTLHLDDCGGWRILPSLGSLPFLTKLKLSNMWEVTEVLVPSLEELILLNMPKLVRCSSTSVGALNFSLRALRIEDCEALKELDLFENDDNSEIIQGSWLPGLRNLIVKYCPHLKVLKPLPPSATFSKVLIKVVSRFPSMKVSSGEKLEIWDANYRRGDRSCDELIILDDKILVFHNLRNLKSMEIFGCRNLRSFSFEGFSHLVSLTSLKIRGCEKLFSSHEMPAIEHVTAVNCDSFPSLKSLSIKSCGIAGKWLSLMLQHAPGLEKLSLRYCAHITTVLLPMEEEENNLLTTVLSSGNQDEALTWLAREGLLHIPSNLVSSLKNMSISECPRLKFNWGTDCFSGFISLEKLEIWGSLVDDDGSYDPENGSSFVFEEEDQPLGANGRWLLPTSLQELNIRFLCYQETLQPCFTRDITSLKKLYVSFSPGLQSLQLHSCTALEELAIVGCGSVTVTVLEDSPGLLPCLERLCINDPSVLTTSFCKHLTSLQRLRLGFLKVRRLTDEQEQALVLLKSLKEFQFYLCNDLVNLPAGLHTLPSLKRLEIERCGRISRLPEAGLPHSLEELKIESCSQELYDECRQLATSKLKVKIGGRYEN from the exons ATGGCGGCCGCGATTGGGTGGCTGGTTGAGACCATCTCTGCGACCCTCCAAATCGACAAGCTCGACGCCTGGATTCGGCAAGTCGGTCTTGCCGATGACATCGAGAAGCTCAAGTCGGAGATCCGGAGAGTCAACATAGTGGTCACTGCTGCCAAGGGCAGGGGGGTAGGGAGCGAGCTGCTGGATGGACCTTTCGCTCTTCTGGAGGAGCGGCTCTATGAAGCCGACGACGTGGTCGACGAGCTCGACTACTACAGGCTCCAACACCAAGTCCAAGGTCTGCCGGCACCTGCAGATCCAAGCGAGCCAGTCCCACTCCCAGTCCCAGGAG TTACAAGGGGTGAGCCCGAAGGCGTGCTTGTAGCTGAGCAATTCAATGAGATATCGAGGGGCGGTGGTGATGTACCACAGAGCAATGTTGGCAAATTACGGTCCGTGGTATGGGAACACTTTATGATCACAGAAAGAGATAACGGAAAACCCAACAAGGCAGTATGCCGACACTGTAGCAATGAGTTTAAGTGTGACACCAAGACGAACGGTACATCATCTATGAAAAAGCATTTGGAGAATGAGCATTCTGTGACTTGTACAAAGAAACCTCCTGGAGCACATCTACCAAACCCTTCAAG CACCGGTGAGCCTACTATAATTGCCAGCTCATCCAGCAAAAAACGAAAGAGACGACGGTCCAAGGCATGGGAATTTTTTGATGTCATAGAAGAAGTAAACGAACAGCCTATGAAAGCAAGATGTAAATACTGTCCCGCAGAGATCAAGTGCGGCCCAACAAGTGGGACAGCAGGTATGCTCAACCATAACAAGATTTGTAAGAACAAACCTGGACCAAATGACCAGTTGCCAAACCTGTCAAG CACCGGTGATGCTAATGCGGATGTGACGCCAATTCTAATAGGTAACTCGTCCACCAGAAAAGGGAGAATGGATGATTCCATACAAATTGATGTGACTAACACAGTCACCCCTTGGGACATGGCCGAATTATCCAGCAGGATACGAAAAATAGCTAGTCAGTTGCAATACATCCAAGAGGAAACGACTGAAATTCTCAAGCTACATGGATCGGACTCTACTTCAAGTTCAGATCATCaccagagtacaacatcatatcaGCACCTCAGAACATCAAGTCTTGTTCCAAGGAATGTGTATGGAAGAGTTAAAGAAAAGGAAcacatcatgaaattgatgatgacaGAAGGCAGATCTGACAAAGTAATTGTTGTGCCTATTGTAGGCATTGCAGGTATTGGAAAGACAACTCTCACTCAACTTGTGTACAACGATCCAGAAGTGGAAAGGCAATTTGAACATAGGATATGGGTTTGGGTGTCTCGCAACTTTGATGAAATGAGGCTCACAAGGGATATGCTGAGCTTTGTTTCTCAAGAAAGTCATGAAGGAATAGGCTGCTTTGGGAAGCTTCAGGAGATCCTGAGAAGTCATGTCAAATCAAAGAGGGTTTTACTTATTTTAGATGATGTATGGTATGACAAGAAAGATGCCCGATGGAACCAACTATTGGCTCCCTTTAAGCCTCATAGTGCCAATGGCAATGTGATTCTTGTGACAACTAGAAAAATGACCGTTGCAAAAATGATTGGAACAGTGGTGCCAATTAAGTTAGCTACTATTGAAAATGATGACTTTTGGTTATTATTCAAATCATGTGCTTTTGTTGATGGAAACTATGAATGTCTTGGAAATCTTAGCACTATTGGACGGCAAATAGCAGAAAAGTTAAAGGGTAACCCGTTAGCAGCAGTGACTACAGGGGCACTATTAAGGAACCAACTTACCGTTGATCATTGGAGTAAAATTCTCAAGGAAGAAAATTGGAAATCATTAGGACTTAGTGGAGGCATCATGCCTGCTTTGAAGCTTAGTTATGATGAGTTGACATACCGTTTACAACAATGTTTCTTGTATTGTTCTATATTTCCTGACAAATATAGGTTTCTTGGTAAGGATTTGGTATATATGTGGATTTCTCAGGGATTTGTGAATTGCACCCAAAATAAGAGATTGGAGGAGATAGGATTGGAATATCTGAATCATTTGGTAAACCTGGGATTCTTTCAGCAAATTGAAGAACAGCAAGAATTGGATGAGGAAAAAGAATTCTCTCTACGCGGTCAGATTTGGTATTCTATGTGTGATCTCATGCATGATTTTGCGAGGATGGTTTCGGTGACTGAATATGCGAGGATAGATGGTCTGCAGTGTAAGAAAATCTTACCGACTATACACTATTTGTCAATAGTAACTGGTTCTGCATACAACAGAGATCTGCATGGGAATATTCCTCGCAATGAGAAGTTTGAAGAAAATCTGAGAAATTCTGTTACATCAGTTACCAAATTGAGAACACTGGTTGTACTTGGGAGCTTTGACTATTTCTTTGTACAGTTGTTCcaagatatatttcaaaaggcccaAAATTTACGCCTGCTGCGAGTATCTCCAGAATCCACTTATCTGTTTCAAGTGCCTGCAGCATCCACTGATTTTAATTCCTTCCTGTGCAGTTTGGCAAATCCTTTGCATCTTCGTTATCTAAAACTTGATTTAGACGGGATTGTGCCACAAGTTCTCagtacttttcttcttcttcaagtATTAGATGTTGGCTCAAACAGGGATACTTCTCTACCCAATAGCTTGCATAATCTTGTTAGCCTGCGACATCTTGTTGCACACAAGAGAGTCCATTCTTCCATTGCTAGCATTGGCAACATGACATCTATCCAGGAGCTACATGATTTTGAGGTTCGAATTTCTAGCGGCTTTGAGATTACACAACTCAAATCCATGAACAAGCTTGTTCAACTTGGAGTGTCTCAACTTGACAGTGTTAAAACCCGGGAGGAGGCTTATGGGGCAGGACTAAGAAACAAGGAACACTTAGAAGAGCTTCACTTGTGTTGGAAGCATGCATTTTCAGTGGATAAGGATGTCAGTGACACTAGATTTGAATCTTCTGCAGACATGGCCAGAGAAGTGATTGAGGGTCTTGAACCACACATGGATCTAAAACATCTACAAATATCTCGGTATAATGGTACCACTTCACCGACTTGGCTTGCCAATAATATCTCAGTTACCTCACTGCAGACGCTTCATCTTGATGATTGTGGAGGATGGAGAATACTTCCATCTCTGGGAAGTCTTCCATTTCTTACAAAGTTGAAGTTGAGCAACATGTGGGAAGTAACAGAAGTATTGGTTCCTTCACTGGAGGAGCTAATTTTACTCAACATGCCCAAGTTAGTGAGATGCTCAAGTACTTCTGTGGGGGCTCTGAACTTTAGTTTACGAGCACTGCGGATCGAGGATTGTGAAGCACTGAAGGAGTTAGATCTGTTTGAGAACGATGATAATTCTGAAATCATTCAGGGGTCATGGCTGCCTGGTCTTAGGAATTTGATTGTGAAATATTGCCCTCATTTGAAAGTGTTGAAGCCACTTCCACCTTCAGCTACCTTTTCTAAGGTACTCATCAAAGTGGTTTCAAGATTTCCGTCTATGAAGGTATCATCGGGTGAAAAGTTAGAAATTTGGGATGCTAATTACCGCAGAGGCGATCGATCTTGTGATGAGTTGATCATACTGGATGACAAAATTTTGGTGTTCCATAATCTTAGAAACCTCAAATCGATGGAGATATTTGGTTGCAGAAATCTAAGGTCTTTCTCGTTTGAAGGTTTCAGTCATCTCGTCTCTTTAACGAGCTTGAAAATAAGAGGCTGTGAAAAACTTTTCTCTTCACATGAGATGCCAGCCATTGAACATGTGACAGCTGTGAACTGCGATTCTTTCCCATCTCTTAAAAGTCTCAGTATTAAGTCATGTGGAATAGCGGGGAAGTGGCTATCGTTGATGCTGCAGCATGCGCCAGGCCTAGAGAAATTGAGTTTAAGATATTGCGCACATATAACAACAGTACTGTTACCgatggaagaggaagaaaacaATCTATTAACAACAGTACTGTCATCAGGAAATCAAGATGAGGCATTGACCTGGTTAGCTCGAGAGGGACTCTTGCACATTCCATCAAATCTCGTCTCCTCTCTCAAGAATATGAGTATTAGTGAGTGCCCTCGTCTAAAATTTAACTGGGGCACGGACTGCTTCTCTGGATTTATCTCGCTTGAGAAGCTTGAAATCTGGGGATCGTTGGTGGATGATGACGGAAGTTATGACCCCGAGAATGGAAGTTCTTTTGTGTTCGAAGAGGAGGATCAACCCCTGGGGGCGAACGGAAGATGGCTCCTCCCGACATCACTTCAGGAACTTAACATCAGGTTCTTGTGTTACCAAGAAACGCTGCAACCCTGCTTTACTAGAGATATCACCAGCCTTAAAAAGTTATATGTAAGCTTCAGCCCAGGTTTGCAATCTCTACAGCTGCACTCATGCACGGCACTGGAAGAATTGGCAATTGTCGGCTGTGGATCAGTCACCGTCACTGTACTAGAAGACTCTCCTGGCTTGCTGCCATGTTTGGAAAGGCTTTGCATCAATGACCCATCTGTCCTTACCACGTCATTCTGCAAGCACCTCACCTCCCTGCAACGCCTACGACTTGGTTTCTTGAAAGTGAGGAGACTAACAGATGAGCAAGAGCAAGCGCTTGTGCTGCTCAAATCCCTGAAAGAGTTCCAATTCTATTTGTGTAATGATCTCGTAAATCTTCCTGCTGGGCTGCACACCCTTCCTTCCCTCAAGAGGTTGGAGATAGAACGGTGTGGACGCATCTCAAGGCTGCCAGAAGCAGGCCTCCCACATTCGCTGGAAGAACTGAAAATCGAGTCTTGCAGCCAGGAGCTATATGATGAATGCAGGCAGCTAGCAACAAGCAAACTGAAAGTCAAAATTGGTGGGAGATATGAGAATTAA